From a region of the Alnus glutinosa chromosome 1, dhAlnGlut1.1, whole genome shotgun sequence genome:
- the LOC133853669 gene encoding probable beta-D-xylosidase 7: protein MGLLHSFSLITLAFLPLLLLVHTTESTQPPFSCDSSNPSTKSFPFCKTSLPIKKRVQDLVSRLTLDEKISQLVSTAPPIARLGIPGYQWWSEALHGVANVGPGIHFNGIIKSATSFPQVILTAASFDTHLWYRIGQVIGAEARAVYNAGQAEGMTFWAPNINIFRDPRWGRGQETPGEDPLVTGKYAAAYVRGVQGDSFEGGKLKERLQASACCKHFTAYDLDDWKGANRFIFDARVTVQDMADTYQPPFQSCVEQGGASGIMCAYNQVNGVPSCADFNLLSTTARGQWGFNGYITSDCDAVAIIRDNQRYAKSPEDAVVDVLKAGMDVNCGSYLQNHTKNAVEQKKLPVSEIDRALRNLFSVRMRLGLFDGSPVQQRFGNIGPDQVCSKEHQDLALEAARSGIVLLKNPDGLLPLPKGRTLSLAVIGPNANSPQTLLGNYAGPPCIFVTPLQALQSYVKNTVFHQGCDTVDCSSAAIDEAVKIAKGVDYVVLVVGLDQTQEREAHDRVHLELPGKQQELINRVASVAKKPVVLVLLSGGPVDISSAKNDKNIGSILWAGYPGQAGGTAIAEVIFGDHNPGGRLPVTWYPQDYVKVPMTDMRMRAEPSSGYPGRTYRFYEGEKVFEFGYGLSYSKYVYELPAVTQSMLHLNQSLATQTAESRLVSELGKEVCERKKISVNFHIKNEGEMAGKHSVLLFLRREKPSHGSPVKQLVGFQSLNLKAGERAEVEFVLNPCEHLSRANEAGLMMIEPGSHFLVVGDVELPLTIII, encoded by the exons ATGGGACTTCTCCATAGCTTCTCTCTCATAACCCTTGCCTTCCTTCCTCTGCTACTCCTTGTGCATACTACCGAGTCAACTCAGCCTCCATTTTCCTGTGACTCCTCCAACCCATCGACAAAGTCCTTCCCTTTCTGCAAAACCTCACTACCCATCAAGAAGCGAGTCCAGGACCTCGTATCCCGCCTCACATTAGACGAGAAGATCTCTCAGCTCGTTAGCACAGCGCCCCCGATCGCCCGGCTCGGTATCCCTGGCTACCAGTGGTGGTCCGAGGCTTTACACGGCGTGGCCAACGTCGGCCCCGGCATCCATTTCAATGGGATTATCAAGTCCGCCACAAGCTTCCCTCAGGTTATTCTGACTGCCGCTTCCTTTGATACCCATCTCTGGTATCGCATCGGCCAG GTGATTGGAGCCGAAGCTAGAGCGGTGTACAATGCCGGGCAAGCCGAGGGGATGACGTTTTGGGCTCCGAACATTAATATATTTAGGGACCCAAGATGGGGGAGAGGACAAGAGACGCCTGGAGAGGATCCATTGGTTACAGGGAAATATGCAGCGGCATATGTGAGGGGTGTTCAGGGGGACTCCTTTGAGGGTGGGAAGCTCAAAGAGCGTCTTCAAGCTTCGGCTTGTTGCAAGCATTTTACGGCTTATGATTTGGACGACTGGAAGGGTGCGAACCGGTTCATTTTCGATGCTCGC GTGACCGTGCAAGATATGGCGGACACATATCAACCACCATTCCAAAGCTGCGTAGAGCAAGGAGGAGCGAGTGGGATAATGTGTGCTTACAACCAAGTCAATGGGGTTCCAAGCTGTGCCGATTTCAATCTCCTATCTACGACTGCCAGAGGACAATGGGGTTTTAATGG CTACATAACGTCAGATTGCGATGCGGTTGCTATCATCCGTGATAACCAACGATATGCTAAGTCACCAGAAGATGCTGTCGTCGATGTCTTGAAAGCTG GCATGGATGTCAATTGCGGATCCTACTTGCAGAACCACACTAAGAATGCAGTAGAGCAGAAAAAATTACCTGTATCTGAAATAGACAGGGCTCTTCGCAACCTTTTCTCTGTGAGAATGAGGTTGGGACTGTTTGATGGCAGTCCAGTTCAACAGCGTTTTGGCAACATTGGTCCAGACCAAGTGTGTTCCAAAGAGCACCAGGATCTAGCCCTTGAAGCCGCCAGGAGTGGCATTGTTCTATTGAAAAACCCCGACGGATTGCTGCCACTCCCAAAAGGAAGAACCTTGTCTCTTGCTGTAATAGGCCCCAACGCCAATTCCCCACAAACACTTCTTGGAAACTATGCCGGCCCGCCATGCATATTTGTTACCCCACTGCAGGCATTGCAGAGTTATGTTAAAAACACAGTCTTCCATCAGGGCTGCGATACAGTGGACTGTTCTTCTGCTGCAATCGATGAAGCAGTGAAGATAGCTAAAGGGGTGGATTATGTGGTGTTGGTTGTGGGACTGGACcaaactcaagagagggaggcACACGATCGTGTCCACTTGGAGCTTCCTGGAAAGCAACAGGAGCTGATCAATCGTGTGGCAAGTGTAGCAAAGAAACCAGTTGTTCTGGTTCTTCTTTCTGGTGGTCCGGTTGATATATCTTCAGCCAAGAATGACAAGAACATCGGAAGTATCTTGTGGGCTGGTTATCCCGGCCAAGCTGGAGGAACTGCGATTGCAGAAGTTATCTTTGGCGACCACAACCCAG GAGGAAGATTGCCAGTGACTTGGTATCCGCAAGATTACGTAAAAGTACCAATGACAGACATGAGGATGAGGGCAGAGCCATCATCAGGCTATCCCGGGCGCACATACCGTTTCTACGAAGGTGAAAAGGTTTTCGAGTTCGGTTACGGCCTGAGCTACTCAAAATATGTTTATGAGCTCCCAGCTGTCACACAAAGCATGCTCCACTTGAATCAATCATTAGCTACACAGACGGCGGAATCCAGGTTAGTTTCAGAGCTGGGTAAGGAAGTCTGTGAGAGGAAGAAGATCTCCGTCAATTTCCACATAAAAAATGAAGGGGAGATGGCGGGTAAGCATTCGGTATTGCTGTTTTTGAGAAGGGAAAAGCCTAGCCATGGAAGCCCAGTCAAACAGCTGGTTGGTTTCCAGAGCCTTAACCTAAAGGCAGGGGAAAGAGCTGAAGTTGAATTTGTGTTGAACCCATGCGAACACCTTAGCAGAGCCAATGAAGCTGGTTTGATGATGATCGAGCCAGGATCACATTTCTTGGTTGTAGGTGATGTAGAGCTCCCACTTACCATCATAATTTGA
- the LOC133853680 gene encoding uncharacterized protein LOC133853680 yields the protein MAVGWRPVLPLITIFALIAFEEWVSIPSCKTVPSAADLGQPTTESEEDLKVMMVANLLLLGSEDGFVNLHFRHYYMSKFFRKSFESIRPDMLLVLGDVSARGSELTRAKWVSVARQFQGLLGPFLGLPYHVSLGDRDIGDCRGLNLKMVNWIAGNFPGLDSAGCGAFEISNISFVSLNAVALLCGNNDLRFGVEKVVERESVDLQMGTEGPTEAMNEGGKFREIDHKFGWRDNSISYGSGPVLLLHFPLHRTADGNCGGVDALDESLKLSRESSTSLDSRGLVGTGPYKLSHTLPPNVTEYIFQALRPRIVFSAHTHGFCDRLHSDGTREVTVPAMTWNVGDDPGFVVATFHGNRRAVSVSYCSLARESHVLLAYITFVVLFVSTMLVSKPPLLICLRRR from the exons ATGGCGGTCGGGTGGAGGCCAGTGTTGCCTCTGATCACAATCTTTGCTCTGATCGCTTTCGAAGAGTGGGTCTCCATTCCTTCGTGCAAAACAGTGCCCAGCGCCGCTGACCTCGGTCAACCAACCACTGAATCCGAAGAGGACTTGAAGGTTATGATGGTCGCCAACTTGCTCTTGTTGGGTTCCGAAGATGGCTTCGTCAACCTTCATTTCAGACACTATTACATGTCCAAGTTCTTTCGG AAATCGTTCGAAAGTATTAGGCCTGATATGCTGCTAGTTTTGGGAGATGTTTCGGCAAGAGGTTCAGAGTTAACAAGAGCGAAATGGGTTTCTGTGGCCCGCCAGTTTCAGGGACTGTTAGGCCCGTTTCTGGGTCTTCCTTATCATGTCAGTCTCGGTGACAGGGACATCGGAGATTGTAGAgggttgaatttgaaaatggttAATTGGATCGCTGGCAATTTCCCAGGACTGGACTCGGCGGGTTGTGGTGCCTTTGAGATTAGTAACATCAGCTTCGTGTCGCTCAATGCTGTGGCTTTGCTTTGTGGGAACAATGATCTACGGTTTGGTGTTGAGAAAgtagtggagagagagagtgtggaTTTGCAAATGGGAACTGAAGGCCCAACAGAAGCAATGAATGAGGGTGGCAAATTCAGGGAGATAGACCATAAATTTGGTTGGAGAGATAATAGCATTTCATATGGGTCTGGTCCTGTTCTACTGCTTCACTTTCCTTTGCACCGTACAGCAGATGGAAACTGTGGTGGGGTTGACGCTCTTGATGAAAGTTTGAAACTTTCACGAGAGAGTTCAACTTCGCTGGATAGTAG GGGGCTTGTTGGGACTGGGCCATACAAGTTATCGCACACTCTCCCACCAAATGTTACCGAATACATTTTTCAGGCCCTTAGACCAAG GATCGTTTTCAGTGCACACACCCATGGATTTTGTGATCGCCTTCACTCAGATGGAACCCGTGAGGTGACTGTTCCGGCCATGACGTGGAATGTGGGGGATGACCCTGGATTTGTTGTTGCCACTTTCCACGGGAATAGAAGGGCAGTCAGTGTGAGCTATTGCTCTCTTGCTAGAGAATCTCATGTTTTACTAGCCTATATAACTTTTGTAGTGCTGTTTGTGTCAACTATGCTCGTCTCTAAACCACCTCTTTTGATATGTTTAAGAAGACGATGA
- the LOC133853687 gene encoding uncharacterized protein LOC133853687 produces the protein MGSRGRPLFDLNEPPVEDNESDVVFCFQPQKTHPSMNPNTADLVTASTAPQRIINNNAFSHASSLSGFQPFIRPRTAHGPEMGAEQKRAGDQNPKSTSLSKSSNDEEMRASPSLVQGSAEAPSVEREEGEWSDAEDSADAYGNTSLSELGKASQEQGTSEVRDCFVSGVAADNISSAVKISQSVKDENSSHTSLELDPDPNDQKSHSTRNSESNAGVDASLDGQEEPGLVPKQREAKGIEASHALKCANTLGKRKIDQKRVEMLGKKRSRQTMFLNLEDVKQAGPIKTSTPRRQTFPSPITTRSVKEVRIAPPSSERIGEKQSQLMMRDQKQVDIPCNEGGTSLETSEPKSECNGDMNSGLLGRPRRLNGDTDLSVEVSLPPIPRQSSWKQPTDSRQMKNLQVSNRKPTLISQNSMDPKLGNKKYLPPKKQTSNSTPYQDTSVERLIREVTNEKFWHHPEDTELQSVPGRFESVEEYARVFEPLLFEECRAQLYSTWEELTEMISRDTHVMVRVKSIERRERGWYDVIVLPMNECKWTFKEGDVAILSSPRPGPVRTKRSNTLLNEDDSEPEISGHVAGTVRRHIPIDTRDPPGAILHFYVGDSYEPNSMADDDHILRKLQPKGIWYLTVLGSLATTQREYIALHAFRRLNSQMQTAILQPSPEHFPKYEQQSPAMPECFTQNFVDHLLRTFNGPQLAAIQWAAMHTAAGTTSGMTKTWPFTLVQGPPGTGKTHTVWGMLNVIHLVQYQHYYTSLLKKLAPESYKQVNESNSDNVPMGSIDEVLQNMDQNLFRTLPKLCPKPRMLVCAPSNAATDELLARVLDRGFIDGEMKVYRPDVARVGVDSQTRAAQAVSVERRTEQLLVKSREEILGWMHQLRGREAQLSQQIACLQRELNVAAAAVRSQGSVGVDPDVLVARDQNRDALLQNLAAVVEGRDKILVEMSRLLILEGRFRAGSTFNLEEARANLEASFANEAEIVFTTVSSSGRKLFSRLSHGFDMVVIDEAAQASEVGVLPPLSLGAARCVLVGDPQQLPATVISKAAGTLLYSRSLFERFQQAGCPTMLLSVQYRMHPEIRGFPSRYFYQGRLTDSESIINLPDEIYYKDPLLRPYIFYDITHGRESHRGGSVSYQNTHEAQFCLRIYEHLQKTLKSFGMGKISVGIITPYKLQLKCLQREFEDVLNSEEGKDLYINTVDAFQGQERDVIIMSCVRASNHGVGFVADIRRMNVALTRARRALWVMGNANALMQSEDWAALITDARARKCYMDMDSLPKDFLIPKGPAYTPLPGKVSSNMRGLRSAGHNRHRPPDMHIESRSGTPSEDDEKSGALVISRNGNYRPLKPPMENSLDDFDQLGDKSRDAWRYGIQKKQNSAGSVGKRDI, from the exons ATGGGTTCTCGAGGAAGGCCATTATTTGATCTCAATGAACCCCCTGTCGAGGATAATGAGAGTGATGTTGTCTTCTGTTTCCAGCCACAAAAGACGCATCCATCTATGAATCCGAACACTGCTGACTTGGTTACAGCATCAACTGCTCCCCAGAGAATAATAAACAATAATGCTTTTTCACATGCATCATCTTTATCCGGCTTTCAGCCTTTCATTCGCCCCAGAACTGCTCATGGCCCTGAAATGGGTGCTGAGCAGAAGAGGGCTGGGGATCAGAATCCCAAGAGTACCTCACTGTCTAAGTCAAGTAATGATGAGGAGATGCGAGCCTCACCATCGTTAGTTCAGGGTTCAGCAGAAGCTCCATCGGTtgaaagagaagaaggagaatGGTCTGATGCTGAGGACTCTGCTGATGCATATGGAAACACTAGTTTGAGTGAATTGGGTAAAGCTTCACAAGAGCAAGGGACGTCCGAAGTGAGGGACTGTTTTGTTTCTGGTGTAGCTGCAGACAATATCTCTTCTGCTGTCAAAATTTCTCAAAGCGTCAAGGATGAAAATAGTAGTCATACTTCTTTAGAATTGGATCCAGATCCCAATGATCAGAAAAGCCATAGTACCCGAAATTCAGAAAGCAATGCAGGGGTTGATGCATCCTTAGATGGGCAGGAGGAACCTGGCTTGGTCCCAAAACAAAGAGAAGCTAAAGGTATTGAAGCGAGCCATGCACTTAAATGTGCAAATACTCTTGGAAAGAGGAAGATAGACCAGAAAAGGGTAGAAATGCTAGGTAAGAAACGTAGCAGGCAGACTATGTTTCTTAATTTGGAAGATGTCAAGCAAGCTGGCCCTATAAAAACATCAACACCAAGAAGGCAAACCTTTCCGTCTCCTATTACTACTCGTTCTGTGAAAGAGGTTCGTATTGCTCCTCCATCTTCTGAACGTATCGGAGAAAAGCAGAGTCAGCTAATGATGAGGGATCAGAAACAAGTTGACATACCATGTAACGAAGGAGGCACCTCTCTGGAAACTAGTGAACCTAAATCTGAATGTAATGGTGATATGAATTCTGGACTACTAGGTCGGCCTAGGAGGCTAAATGGTGACACCGATCTTTCTGTAGAGGTATCCCTGCCGCCTATTCCAAGACAGAGTTCATGGAAGCAGCCCACAGATTCGAGGCAAATGAAAAATTTGCAGGTCTCAAACAGGAAGCCAACTCTGATCAGTCAAAACTCCATGGATCCCAAATTGGGAAACAAGAAATATCTTCCACCCAAGAAGCAAACTTCTAATAGTACCCCATATCAGGACACATCGGTGGAACGCCTTATAAGGGAGGTTACAAATGAAAAGTTTTGGCACCATCCAG AGGACACTGAGCTCCAATCTGTTCCCGGTCGATTTGAATCTGTAGAAGAGTATGCTAGAGTATTTGAGCCTTTGCTTTTTGAGGAATGCCGGGCACAACTTTATAGCACGTGGGAGGAGTTGACGGAAATGATTTCAAGGGATACGCATGTGATGGTCCGTGTAAAGAGCATTGAAAGGCGAGAAAGAG GATGGTACGATGTGATAGTCCTTCCAATGAATGAGTGCAAGTGGACATTTAAAGAGGGTGATGTTGCGATTCTTTCATCACCCAGGCCTGGACCAG TTAGAACTAAGCGGAGCAACACCTTATTAAATGAAGATGATAGTGAGCCTGAGATCAGTGGACATGTGGCTGGTACTGTCAGGCGACACATACCTATTGATACACGCGATCCTCCTGGGGCAATCCTTCATTTTTATGTTGGCGACTCATATGAACCTAACAG CATGGCTGATGATGATCATATTCTGAGAAAGCTTCAGCCCAAGGGCATCTGGTATCTTACTGTGCTTGGTTCTCTTGCAACAACACAGCGGGAGTACATTGCATTGCATGCATTTCGTCGTCTCAATTCTCAG ATGCAAACTGCAATCCTTCAGCCTAGTCCTGAACACTTCCCAAAATACGAGCAGCAGTCCCCTGCCATGCCGGAATGCTTCACCCAGAACTTTGTTGATCATCTGCTTAGGACATTCAATGGACCTCAGCTAGCAGCAATTCAATGGGCTGCTATGCATACAGCTGCTGGTACAACTAGTGGGATGACAAAGACATGGCCCTTTACTCTTGTTCAGGGACCTCCAGGAACAGGTAAGACACATACAGTCTGGGGAATGCTAAATGTCATCCATCTGGTCCAGTATCAGCACTACTACACTTCTTTGCTTAAGAAACTAGCCCCTGAAAGCTATAAACAAGTGAATGAGAGCAATTCTGACAATGTTCCGATGGGATCAATTGATGAGGTCCTTCAAAACATGGACCAGAATCTCTTCCGAACTCTTCCAAAACTCTGTCCAAAGCCTAGAATGCTAGTTTGTGCTCCTTCAAATGCTGCAACGGATGAGCTTCTTGCTCGTGTTCTTGATCGTGGATTCATTGATGGCGAGATGAAAGTTTATCGGCCTGATGTTGCTCGCGTTGGGGTTGATTCACAAACTCGTGCTGCCCAGGCAGTTTCTGTTGAACGGAGAACTGAACAGCTTTTGGTCAAGAGTCGTGAAGAAATTTTAGGATGGATGCACCAGTTGAGAGGCCGTGAAGCTCAGTTGTCTCAGCAGATAGCTTGTCTTCAAAGAGAACTTAatgttgctgctgctgctgttcGTTCCCAAGGATCTGTTGGTGTTGACCCAGACGTTCTTGTGGCCAGGGACCAGAATCGGGACGCATTGCTGCAGAACCTTGCGGCAGTGGTCGAAGGCAGGGATAAAATTCTAGTTGAGATGTCTCGCCTACTTATTTTAGAGGGTAGGTTCCGTGCTGGTAGCACCTTTAATTTGGAGGAAGCCCGTGCTAATCTTGAGGCAAGTTTTGCAAATGAAGCTGAGATTGTTTTCACTACTGTCTCGAGCAGTGGCCGTAAGTTATTCTCTCGTCTGAGTCATGGTTTTGATATGGTAGTCATTGACGAGGCAGCCCAAGCCAGTGAAGTGGGAGTCCTTCCCCCTCTTTCACTTGGTGCAGCACGGTGTGTTCTAGTAGGGGATCCCCAGCAGCTCCCTGCAACAGTTATCAGTAAGGCAGCTGGAACCTTGTTATATAGTAGGAGCCTCTTTGAAAGGTTCCAGCAAGCAGGATGTCCCACGATGTTGTTATCTGTGCAGTATCGGATGCATCCTGAAATCCGAGGTTTCCCTTCTCGGTACTTTTACCAAGGACGCCTTACTGACAGCGAAAGCATTATTAATTTACCTGATGAGATTTACTACAAGGACCCTTTGCTTAGACCTTATATATTCTATGATATTACACATGGACGGGAGTCTCACAGGGGTGGATCTGTCTCTTATCAGAACACGCATGAAGCACAATTTTGTCTTCGCATTTATGAGCATCTTCAGAAAACTTTGAAATCTTTCGGTATGGGAAAAATCTCTGTTGGCATAATCACACCATACAAGCTCCAACTAAAATGCCTTCAACGTGAGTTTGAGGATGTCTTAAATTCAGAAGAAGGGAAGGATCTGTACATCAATACTGTAGATGCTTTTCAAGGCCAAGAACGTGATGTTATTATCATGTCTTGtgtgcgtgcatcaaatcatgGAGTTGGCTTTGTTGCAGATATCCGCCGAATGAATGTTGCTCTTACTCGTGCAAGAAGGGCTCTTTGG GTTATGGGGAATGCTAATGCTTTGATGCAATCTGAGGACTGGGCTGCGCTGATTACTGACGCCAGAGCCAGGAAATGTTATATGGACATGGATTCTCTCCCTAAAGATTTTCTCATACCTAAGGGACCTGCCTACACCCCATTGCCAGGCAAGGTCTCCTCCAATATGAGGGGGCTGCGGTCAGCTGGGCATAATAGACATAGACCACCAGATATGCACATAGAATCCAGGTCAGGGACGCCATCAGAAGATGATGAGAAGTCGGGTGCGTTGGTAATTTCTAGGAATGGGAATTACCGGCCCTTAAAGCCACCGATGGAGAATTCTttggatgattttgatcaaTTGGGTGATAAATCTAGAGATGCATGGCGATATGGTATACAGAAGAAACAAAATTCTGCTGGGTCTGTGGGGAAGAGAGATATCTAG